In one window of uncultured Campylobacter sp. DNA:
- a CDS encoding lysophospholipid acyltransferase family protein: MKNFLAAALDFILCRITIFITGVRPPQELLNIGDGTKIYYANHASHGDFLLIFVSLPYRARKRVRPVAAAEYWESGPVRRFLAKNVFNMVLISRHKDPLEALTQMSEALQTHSLIIFPEGTRKMDDDLALQPFKSGIFRLAQQCPDVPLVPVWIKNARNVLPKGFMIPIPLLCELIVGEEITYGGEGKSEFLQKAQDALLAMSDTQNDRTKA; the protein is encoded by the coding sequence ATGAAAAATTTTTTAGCGGCCGCGCTTGATTTTATCCTTTGCCGTATTACTATATTTATCACGGGCGTACGGCCGCCGCAGGAGCTTTTAAACATCGGCGACGGTACTAAAATTTACTACGCAAACCACGCTAGCCACGGCGATTTTTTGCTGATTTTCGTATCGCTGCCTTACCGCGCGAGAAAGCGCGTGCGCCCCGTCGCGGCTGCGGAGTACTGGGAGAGCGGGCCTGTGCGTAGGTTTCTTGCTAAAAACGTGTTTAACATGGTTCTAATCAGCCGCCATAAAGATCCGCTAGAAGCGTTAACGCAAATGAGCGAAGCGCTGCAGACACACTCTCTCATCATCTTTCCGGAAGGCACGCGCAAGATGGACGACGATCTAGCGCTACAGCCGTTTAAAAGCGGGATATTTCGCCTGGCGCAGCAGTGTCCTGACGTCCCGCTCGTGCCCGTATGGATCAAAAACGCGCGCAACGTCCTGCCCAAGGGCTTTATGATACCGATCCCGCTGCTTTGCGAGCTGATAGTAGGCGAGGAGATAACCTACGGCGGCGAGGGCAAGAGCGAGTTTTTGCAAAAGGCGCAGGATGCGCTTCTAGCGATGAGCGATACGCAAAATGATAGAACGAAAGCCTAG
- a CDS encoding DUF3137 domain-containing protein, with protein MTANELEKLRLSILDEAEQHKGMAFSIIVLAVLASALWLFFNFRDQNAAMVLCWIIVAFSCGSISYRVVNKDTNIMRVFIFCILLRILAKGVEICKNDALRFVIALVTICLSLFNIAGAALERIKYNRSKKSVLAFKHQYIAPYIASLGYRYEISGSFRPAYLRASGLFVDGISYFDCEDKISGVYDGVFFSFADVCVTHTDERRSSRGIFFYAEFKKRVNSVAVILPLLSERPTLGGLKKIAMDDSEFSSAFSVYSADAVSAMYALTPAFMLRFRSGAGGPIRLSFSGRNVYIFIRTGYDSFEPSVDRSVLSFDPAASIKHELLFFLSIVKSLKLNENIWRD; from the coding sequence ATGACCGCAAACGAACTGGAAAAACTAAGACTTAGCATCCTGGATGAGGCGGAGCAGCACAAAGGCATGGCGTTTTCGATAATAGTACTAGCGGTGCTAGCCTCGGCGCTGTGGCTATTTTTCAATTTTAGAGATCAAAACGCAGCAATGGTTCTCTGCTGGATCATAGTGGCATTTAGCTGCGGCAGCATCTCTTATAGAGTAGTGAATAAAGATACAAATATAATGCGAGTATTTATCTTTTGCATCTTGCTGAGGATACTTGCCAAAGGCGTAGAAATATGCAAGAATGATGCCTTGCGCTTCGTCATCGCACTCGTAACCATCTGTCTTTCTTTGTTTAATATCGCGGGTGCCGCGCTGGAGCGGATCAAATACAACAGATCCAAAAAATCCGTCCTCGCCTTTAAACACCAATATATCGCGCCCTATATCGCAAGCCTAGGCTACCGCTATGAAATTTCAGGCTCGTTTAGGCCGGCGTATTTGCGCGCAAGCGGTCTATTTGTGGACGGCATAAGCTATTTTGATTGCGAAGATAAAATTTCCGGCGTTTATGACGGAGTATTTTTCAGCTTTGCGGATGTTTGCGTGACTCATACTGACGAACGACGTAGCAGCAGGGGGATCTTTTTCTACGCGGAATTTAAAAAGCGCGTAAACTCGGTGGCGGTGATCCTGCCCCTGCTTAGCGAAAGGCCAACACTTGGCGGACTTAAGAAGATCGCGATGGACGATAGCGAGTTTAGCTCCGCGTTTAGCGTATATAGCGCCGATGCCGTGTCTGCAATGTACGCCCTCACGCCCGCCTTTATGCTTCGCTTTAGAAGCGGTGCCGGCGGACCGATCAGATTAAGCTTTTCGGGTAGAAACGTCTATATTTTCATCCGCACGGGATACGATAGTTTCGAGCCTAGCGTGGATCGCAGCGTACTTAGTTTCGATCCCGCCGCGTCTATCAAGCACGAGCTTTTATTCTTTCTATCCATAGTAAAAAGTCTAAAATTAAACGAAAATATCTGGCGAGATTAA
- a CDS encoding DUF1287 domain-containing protein: MLECRSDGLFYDPSYERLAYPMGDVDMMKGVCTDVVVMALRGQDIDLQRLIHEDMSANFSAYPKNWGAKKTDKNIDHRRVPNIATYLKRKGYEAKGEFKAGDIVTWRLDNGRPYIGIVSDKFAASKTPLVIHNIGLGAQEEDVLKGYEITGHFRIK; this comes from the coding sequence ATGCTAGAGTGCAGGTCGGACGGACTGTTTTATGATCCTTCGTACGAGAGGCTAGCCTATCCGATGGGCGACGTGGATATGATGAAGGGCGTTTGCACCGACGTCGTGGTAATGGCGCTGCGCGGACAGGATATCGATCTGCAGCGGCTCATCCACGAGGATATGAGCGCAAATTTTAGCGCCTATCCAAAAAACTGGGGCGCGAAAAAGACCGACAAAAATATCGATCATCGCCGCGTGCCAAACATCGCGACCTATTTAAAACGCAAAGGCTACGAGGCGAAGGGTGAGTTTAAAGCCGGTGATATCGTGACGTGGCGGCTGGATAACGGCAGGCCGTATATCGGCATAGTTTCGGATAAATTTGCCGCTAGCAAAACCCCGCTCGTGATCCACAACATCGGGCTTGGCGCGCAGGAGGAGGACGTGCTAAAGGGTTACGAGATAACGGGGCATTTTAGGATAAAATAA
- a CDS encoding phosphatidate cytidylyltransferase has protein sequence MNPQNHILNLFLGLIAVLVVSSAIAFMLKAKFGAENKTIANLTSRINAWWAMILVIFAFTYMGKNAVIFLFLLVSFAALREFLSLIYIRRGDHIALVACFYVILPAQYIFIYADWYAMAMIFIPVYGFLFLPILAAICGDAAYFLERSTKIQWALMICVFCISHIPALLLLDLESGSSMELMLFLIIVVQASDVLQYVWGKLFGKRKIAPSISPSKTVVGFAGGVLSASALAACLHHLTPFGAVGAFFIGLAVCMMGFLGGLVMSAIKRDLGVKDWGYMISGHGGMLDRMDSLCFAAPIFFHIVRYFYA, from the coding sequence ATGAACCCGCAAAATCATATCTTAAATCTATTTTTAGGACTCATCGCGGTGCTAGTCGTCTCTAGCGCCATTGCCTTTATGCTAAAGGCGAAATTCGGCGCCGAGAACAAAACTATTGCAAATTTGACCTCGCGCATAAACGCCTGGTGGGCGATGATTTTGGTGATTTTTGCGTTTACGTATATGGGCAAAAACGCCGTGATATTTTTGTTTTTGCTCGTATCTTTTGCCGCATTGCGCGAGTTTTTGTCGCTCATCTACATCCGCAGAGGCGATCACATCGCGCTCGTGGCGTGCTTTTACGTGATTTTGCCCGCGCAGTATATATTTATATATGCTGATTGGTACGCGATGGCGATGATATTTATCCCGGTTTACGGATTTTTATTTTTGCCGATTTTGGCCGCTATTTGCGGAGATGCGGCCTATTTTTTAGAGCGCTCGACAAAGATCCAGTGGGCACTGATGATCTGCGTGTTTTGTATCTCGCACATCCCTGCGCTTCTTTTACTAGACCTTGAGAGTGGTAGCAGCATGGAGCTTATGCTGTTTTTGATCATAGTCGTGCAGGCTAGCGACGTGCTGCAGTACGTCTGGGGTAAGCTTTTTGGCAAGCGCAAGATCGCGCCTAGCATCAGTCCGTCTAAGACGGTGGTCGGCTTTGCGGGAGGGGTTCTTAGCGCTAGCGCGCTGGCCGCGTGCCTGCATCATCTCACGCCTTTTGGCGCGGTAGGGGCGTTTTTCATCGGGCTTGCCGTTTGTATGATGGGCTTTTTAGGAGGGCTTGTTATGTCTGCGATCAAGCGCGATCTAGGCGTCAAAGACTGGGGCTACATGATCAGCGGGCATGGCGGGATGCTTGACCGTATGGACTCGCTGTGCTTTGCGGCGCCGATATTTTTTCACATAGTTAGATATTTTTACGCGTGA
- a CDS encoding CDP-alcohol phosphatidyltransferase family protein yields MTIYELKPKFQNLLRPLVRRLYGAGISANQVTITACVISVLLGGLLIKFAEVSTLFFLLPAWMFLRMALNAIDGMLAREFNQKSPLGGYLNEATDVISDAALYLPFAFVAPFDWGVITLVIFLSFMSEFLGVLGQVHGCGRRYDGPMGKSDRAFIFGLIGTVYALSGRLPEWFSWVLYAAIFLLALTCANRVRMGLKSGE; encoded by the coding sequence ATGACGATTTACGAGTTAAAGCCCAAATTTCAAAATTTACTTCGTCCGTTAGTAAGACGGCTTTACGGCGCGGGCATCAGCGCAAATCAAGTCACGATCACAGCCTGCGTCATTTCCGTTCTGCTGGGCGGACTTCTGATAAAATTCGCCGAAGTTTCGACGCTATTTTTTCTGCTGCCCGCTTGGATGTTTTTGCGTATGGCGCTAAATGCCATCGACGGCATGCTGGCTCGCGAGTTTAATCAAAAAAGCCCGCTGGGCGGCTACCTAAACGAAGCTACGGACGTCATCTCGGACGCCGCGCTGTATCTGCCGTTTGCCTTCGTAGCGCCGTTTGACTGGGGCGTTATCACGCTCGTTATCTTTCTATCTTTTATGAGTGAGTTTTTAGGCGTTCTAGGGCAGGTGCACGGTTGTGGTAGGCGATATGACGGGCCTATGGGCAAGAGCGACCGCGCGTTTATATTTGGGCTTATCGGTACGGTATATGCGCTATCTGGGCGACTGCCAGAGTGGTTTAGCTGGGTACTTTACGCCGCGATATTTTTGCTTGCGCTTACTTGCGCAAACCGCGTGAGGATGGGACTAAAAAGCGGGGAATAA
- the purN gene encoding phosphoribosylglycinamide formyltransferase: MVVKKLAVLFSGSGSNLEAILQKLHGKVFGETKIEVVLTLSNKADAGGIAKAAKFGLQSVILNYKDFASREEFDAALVRKIEKSGAELTVLAGFMRILTPVFTGQIRAINLHPSLLPLFKGAHAIEQSFESDMKVGGVSVHWVSEELDGGAIIAQRAFEKSAGMSFEAYEAKIHEIEHELLPQVIVEILCQS, encoded by the coding sequence ATGGTTGTGAAAAAGCTCGCCGTGCTTTTTAGCGGTAGCGGCTCAAATTTGGAGGCGATCCTGCAGAAGCTACACGGCAAGGTTTTTGGCGAAACTAAGATCGAGGTCGTGCTAACGCTAAGCAACAAAGCGGACGCGGGAGGCATAGCAAAGGCCGCGAAATTCGGGCTTCAAAGCGTGATCCTAAATTACAAAGACTTCGCTAGCCGTGAGGAATTCGACGCCGCCCTCGTGCGCAAGATCGAAAAAAGCGGCGCGGAACTTACGGTGCTTGCGGGCTTTATGCGCATTCTCACGCCCGTTTTTACGGGGCAGATTCGCGCGATAAATTTGCACCCATCGCTGCTGCCGCTCTTTAAGGGCGCGCACGCGATAGAGCAGAGCTTTGAGAGCGATATGAAGGTGGGCGGCGTGAGCGTGCACTGGGTTAGCGAGGAGCTTGACGGCGGTGCGATCATCGCTCAGCGCGCGTTTGAAAAGAGCGCAGGAATGAGCTTTGAGGCTTACGAGGCCAAAATCCACGAGATCGAACATGAGCTATTACCGCAGGTGATCGTAGAAATTTTGTGCCAAAGCTAA
- a CDS encoding NAD(P)H-hydrate dehydratase produces the protein MKKIFFSTEELDARASAKFGLSEQILMENAAGRIEREIRKRLKKGSRILALCGGGNNGADAMAALRKLSGDFSCTALCVLQNRSAESKFQTDAARAAGVRLIDIASAKDDCKHVGSASSKDACAHESVGGSSLKGTGASEPREERESLSGTDISCDGDKLSAKFTSAKFEIAARGDECSNLGSECGEPSVLHDEITNADCIIDGIFGSGLNKALSSEICEILSLANGTKSLKIAVDIPSGIDKSGRILGGAFCADLTIAMGALKLALFSDAAKDCAGRIKVANLGISRSNFEKESEYFLLQKSDLKLPLRTKQNTNKGDFGHTYVVSGQMSGAAQMAALAAHAIGSGLVSVVSEGPLNLSPILMQKSSFDAARVVVCGCGLGERKIDLAALRGKSCVIDADLCYESEILSLLNANSNLIITPHPKEFCSLLKIAGIADLSVSELQERRFELARAWSEKFSGVLVLKGANTLIAQAGVIYVCDKGSAALAKGGSGDVLAGLIGGLLAQDYSPLQASICGVLAHALAARAFAKNSYALNPLDLIEEVKWL, from the coding sequence TTGAAAAAAATTTTCTTTAGCACCGAGGAGCTCGACGCGCGAGCGAGTGCAAAATTTGGACTGAGTGAGCAAATTTTAATGGAAAACGCCGCAGGCAGGATCGAGCGCGAGATCAGAAAGCGGCTCAAAAAGGGTTCGCGCATTTTGGCGCTTTGCGGCGGCGGAAACAACGGTGCGGACGCGATGGCGGCACTGCGAAAGCTAAGCGGCGATTTTAGCTGCACCGCGCTTTGCGTGCTTCAAAACAGAAGCGCGGAGAGTAAATTCCAAACTGATGCGGCGCGGGCTGCGGGCGTTAGGCTTATCGATATCGCAAGCGCAAAAGACGATTGCAAGCATGTAGGCAGCGCGTCTAGCAAGGATGCTTGCGCGCATGAAAGCGTAGGCGGCTCCTCTTTAAAAGGCACTGGCGCGAGCGAGCCGCGGGAAGAGCGCGAAAGCCTAAGCGGCACGGACATTTCTTGTGACGGCGATAAATTAAGCGCGAAATTTACGAGCGCCAAATTTGAGATCGCGGCGCGCGGCGACGAATGCAGCAATCTAGGCAGCGAATGCGGCGAGCCGAGCGTCCTGCACGATGAGATTACAAACGCAGATTGCATAATCGACGGGATTTTCGGCAGCGGTTTAAACAAAGCCTTAAGCTCTGAAATTTGTGAAATTTTATCTCTCGCAAACGGCACGAAATCCCTAAAAATCGCAGTCGATATCCCAAGCGGCATTGATAAGAGCGGGCGCATTTTAGGCGGTGCATTTTGCGCGGATCTGACGATCGCGATGGGAGCGCTGAAGCTCGCGCTATTTTCGGATGCGGCAAAGGATTGCGCAGGGCGGATCAAGGTCGCAAATCTTGGAATTTCGCGCTCAAATTTTGAAAAGGAGAGCGAATATTTTCTGCTTCAAAAAAGCGATCTGAAGCTGCCGCTGCGCACGAAACAAAACACCAACAAGGGCGACTTCGGGCACACCTACGTCGTAAGCGGACAGATGAGCGGAGCGGCACAGATGGCGGCCCTAGCGGCTCACGCGATCGGCAGCGGGCTCGTTAGCGTCGTTAGTGAGGGGCCATTAAATTTAAGCCCGATTTTGATGCAAAAAAGCTCATTTGATGCCGCGCGGGTCGTAGTCTGCGGCTGCGGGCTGGGGGAGCGGAAGATCGATCTTGCCGCGCTGCGGGGCAAAAGCTGCGTCATCGACGCCGATCTGTGCTACGAGAGCGAAATTTTAAGCCTGCTAAACGCCAATTCAAATTTAATCATAACGCCCCATCCGAAGGAGTTCTGCTCGCTTTTAAAGATCGCGGGCATCGCAGATCTTAGCGTGAGCGAGCTGCAAGAGCGGCGCTTCGAGCTTGCGCGGGCATGGAGCGAGAAATTTAGCGGCGTACTCGTGTTAAAGGGCGCAAACACGCTCATCGCGCAAGCTGGCGTCATTTATGTCTGCGACAAGGGAAGCGCCGCGCTCGCAAAAGGCGGCAGCGGCGACGTACTCGCAGGGCTCATCGGCGGGCTGCTCGCGCAAGACTACTCGCCTCTGCAAGCCTCAATCTGCGGCGTCCTAGCCCACGCACTCGCCGCGCGAGCCTTCGCCAAAAACTCCTACGCACTAAATCCGCTCGATCTCATCGAGGAGGTAAAATGGTTGTGA